A section of the Candidatus Baltobacteraceae bacterium genome encodes:
- a CDS encoding beta-propeller fold lactonase family protein, translating into MNRLRTLAAIQAALLALAGCSGAGMPAPVNPSPVTRAAASSEEIFVANHTAVTVYAANGKLLRRIAAGLNAPAALAVDAERNLYVANRGNSTVSVIKADSTTVLRTMRTGISQPRALAFDRQGNLYVGNKGNGTVTIYAPNKTAPMLTIVHVDPHALTFDRLDRLYVGNPGLNEILVFEPHSITAGRTVHTHNGPLGITVDGNDILYCVNNTNVTVYAPTATTPTKQITAGIDFPSTLARFQNTLYVANWGVTQTQSTVTVYNLKNLALSQTISRGVGNPLALAVDGTGNLFVVNGAFSNVTVYGPGKTTPMLTISSQIRQPVALAIAP; encoded by the coding sequence GTGAACCGGCTTCGCACGCTCGCCGCCATCCAAGCCGCACTGCTCGCGCTCGCGGGCTGTTCGGGCGCCGGCATGCCGGCACCGGTGAATCCGTCGCCCGTTACGCGCGCGGCCGCTTCTTCCGAAGAGATCTTCGTCGCCAATCATACGGCGGTCACGGTGTACGCTGCCAACGGTAAGCTGCTTCGAAGGATCGCCGCCGGCTTGAACGCGCCCGCTGCATTGGCGGTCGATGCAGAGCGCAATCTCTACGTAGCCAATCGCGGCAACTCGACGGTGAGCGTCATTAAAGCCGACAGCACGACCGTGCTGCGGACGATGAGAACTGGGATCTCGCAGCCGCGAGCACTGGCGTTCGATCGACAGGGCAACCTCTACGTCGGTAACAAGGGCAACGGCACCGTCACGATCTACGCGCCCAACAAGACTGCGCCGATGCTCACGATCGTCCACGTCGATCCGCACGCGCTCACCTTCGATCGGCTCGACCGTCTGTACGTCGGGAATCCCGGCCTCAACGAGATCCTCGTGTTCGAACCCCACAGCATAACCGCCGGCCGCACGGTGCACACGCACAATGGTCCCCTCGGCATCACCGTCGACGGCAACGACATTCTCTACTGCGTCAACAACACCAACGTAACGGTGTACGCGCCGACCGCGACGACACCTACGAAGCAAATTACCGCGGGCATCGACTTCCCCAGCACGCTCGCCCGTTTCCAGAATACGCTGTACGTGGCGAACTGGGGCGTCACTCAAACGCAGTCGACCGTAACCGTTTATAATCTGAAGAATCTGGCGCTTTCGCAAACGATTTCGCGCGGCGTCGGGAACCCGCTCGCATTAGCGGTCGACGGTACGGGAAATCTGTTCGTCGTCAACGGTGCGTTCAGCAACGTCACGGTCTACGGCCCCGGCAAAACCACGCCGATGCTGACGATCTCATCTCAGATCCGGCAGCCCGTGGCCCTCGCCATCGCTCCCTAA